TTGAGCTTCAGCGCTGCAGGCAGCCTAGTGCCTATATATCCCCACTCCACCCAATCTATAAGTAATTCCCATTTCACCACTCCCAacacttttaaatataattagacgttggaaaagtaataaaagtttcatactgctgctgctgttacTGTTAGTTAGTCTTAAAAGTAAACTACGtagaattacaaaattaaacttaaaaatcaCCATTTGTAATTTGTGGTTAATCAAGAATGAATTGGTGCCATGATTGCTGCTGTGAGTTAACCTTAGCCACCCCCTGCCAAGTAGTCAAATtgacacacaaacacactctctctctctctctcccatGCAGGAAACGCTGTAGTCTATCTACgcctcatctctctctctctctctctctctttcacacacacacacacaaatttttttttgggttgtgGGATGTGTCAGGTTGAATGGATTTCTTTGGCCTTTTCTTATAATGGTACGCTTTTCTCTCttatactctctctctctctctctcacagaGTTTTCCATTCCATCCATGACTTTGTTTGTGCGGGGGATAGTGGCTTGAATTAGTAGCTTTAGATTTGAACTTTTAACTTTGTAgatttttgatgattttaagGGGAGGGAGGAGGTAGCTCTCTAGTTATATAGCTCATCGGAGTGGAAAGTGAAAAAGGCAGAAGAGGGGAAAAAAGAGATGGTGATTACTGATTACTGCAACTTAGCCTTAGTTGCTTTCCCCCTCCTCGTCTGAATTTGCCTCTAGTATACACACCCCCAATTCAAAAAGCATCAAACTGGACAACCATTATTGAAACCACATTTTGTgtatgatgatggttgaacaagaACCATCTCATTCTCACCCCTTCCTCTGCAACCACCTACGCATATGATCATTTCCCTAGCTACTTCTCTCATTTGCATTCACCCTTTACCCTGCTGCTGCTTTCTTCATGAAAAGATTCAATCTTGACAAATCAAATTCGTTACTTGAtcacatataaaaaaagaagaccCTTTTTAATTTCTCCGTCTCTCTCACCACACGAGCTAGCCTTACTTTTCAGCCCTCGCATTTAAGCGCAGTCTCTGTCTGAATTCACTGTTGGTTTAGTTTCTTGCATGGATCTGACTATGGCTAATCAAGGTGGCAATAATAATATGCTGAGGGACTACAGGAAGGGGAACTGGAACCTCCAAGAAACCATGGTTCTTATAGAAGCCAAGAAAATGGACGATCAAAGGAGAATGAAGAGGGTGGGGGAGAGCAGTGAGAGGGGCAAACCAGCGGAGCTGAGATGGAAATGGGTGGAGGACTATTGCTGGAAAAATGGGTGTTTGAGAAGCCAAAACCAGTGCAATGACAAGTGGGACAATCTGATGAGAGATTTTAAGAAAGTTAGGGAGTATGAGAGGAGAGTGGCGGAGAGAGGTGGAGAAGAAAAGTCATACTGGAGAATTGACAAGAACGAGAGGAAAGACAACAATTTGCCTTCCAATATGTTGCCTCAGATATATGAGGCGTtggtggaggtggtggagaGGAAAGGTCAAAGGGAGGCGGCGGCAAGTGGCGGAGCTGGAAGTTCTAGGGCCAATGTTGTGCCGGCCACGTCTATAGTGGAAAAATCTGCTGCTAGTCATGTTTTAGGTCATCTATCAATGCCGCCCCCAGTGCAACAATATCCAATTATTCAAGCTCCGGCTATGCTGCTACCGCTGCCTCCACCGGCACAAGCACCGGCGGAGCCACCCACTATTCCCTCTTCTCAGCCGTTACCCGCAGTAGGTACTCTCTCTACCTCTACACAAAATTCGCCATATATACTCTCATCTAGTtcgttaattatatatacagtTAACAGCACCATCAATcattgttttctcttttttctttccctgGAACCTCATTTTCAGCCAAGCTATTGTGAGGTAGCTAGCTGGCAAGACATTCAATTCACGTCTGACCTACCTATGAAAAAAACCCTGACTAGCATTTTATGTATAGTAATTGAAGCTGAAGTTAATAAAACTCTCTCATCATGAGAAACCAATGGATGCTCGTAATGTCTTGGAAGGGTTTAATAAGGAAGCATACATATCCACATGAATATATGAGATGCTCATCAGTTTCTTGCCAAGAATTGGAGCATTAAAGTTAAATAAAGCAAACCCTACTGCATCGCATGTCCAATTAATCCACCATCCATCAGTTGTTCGttcatcttttttttgaactaaaagtATATACGTATCCATCTTGTTGAAGGCGGATTCTTCAGTAGTGTGTGCACAAAATTGATTTCCTTTTAATTGGCAAATGAATGCTAACCCTTGGGAACTTGCGATAGTCAGATTCGGAGACGAGCGAGTACTCAGACTCACCGGcgaagagaagaaagagagggTCAGGTGGTGGGGACGGGGAAGGAACGAGCGGGGGAGTTGGTACGTTAGAAGAAGTAGGGTCTGCAATCTCAAAGAGCGCTTCCATCATAGCAGAAGCAATTCGGTCATGTgaggagagagaggagagaaggCACAGAGAAGTAGTGAGTCTGCAGCAGAGAAGACTGGAAATTGAAGAATCGAAGGCTGAGATGAATAGACAAGGCATTAATGGGCTGGTGGATGCCATCAACAAACTCGCCAATTCTATCCTTGCTTTGGCTGCCCATAAGGACCAATCCACTTCCAAATAGTACTGCCCCCTCTCTCATTCTTctcttatattaattttattatatacttaCAACCCTCCCCTCCATTAATTactcattattatttactcCCATTCTCATATTCTATTTATGTATAGATTAGAAAGAAAGAAccagagcgagagagagagagattaatTATCCCATTATTTGTACAGACCTGATAGATCATCGTCTTTATATCCATTAATGCCGGCCCGCGGCGATCATCTATCAGGacgtttctttctttcttgcatGGTGGATTGGGTTTATAACGTCCACTCATCATCATTAGGTGTACTgggaattataatatttggctCTATTATTCATCACCTTTCCAATCTTACACACTATTATGTCTCAtgttttgtttaatatatgcATATTACGTATGTCATACAACGTGGATATACATGTAAATTGGTTAAAGTTTTTtgataaaacaacaaaatagaatcgagaaattcaaactcaaatctgaattaattatgttacatgattgatttgattggaTAAAGTTGCAATTTGAGCAATAATTTTCCAATTGAATCATCCATGCCCATCTGTATATCCTCTTGACAGTGCATCATGCAAGGAAACGGTAAAAATGCAAGGTGCAGTACTAGTGCATAGGGTGTTTGTTTGCATTGAGGGGCAAGTGATGAGTATTGTATTTGCAGTGCAGTGCAAGTGCAGTGGCATCTAAGGAAAAAGGGTGTGGTCAAAGcaagaaaattatgaag
This genomic window from Sesamum indicum cultivar Zhongzhi No. 13 linkage group LG12, S_indicum_v1.0, whole genome shotgun sequence contains:
- the LOC105175848 gene encoding trihelix transcription factor ASR3 isoform X2, whose protein sequence is MDLTMANQGGNNNMLRDYRKGNWNLQETMVLIEAKKMDDQRRMKRVGESSERGKPAELRWKWVEDYCWKNGCLRSQNQCNDKWDNLMRDFKKVREYERRVAERGGEEKSYWRIDKNERKDNNLPSNMLPQIYEALVEVVERKGQREAAASGGAGSSRANVVPATSIVEKSAASHVLGHLSMPPPVQQYPIIQAPAMLLPLPPPAQAPAEPPTIPSSQPLPASDSETSEYSDSPAKRRKRGSGGGDGEGTSGGVGTLEEVGSAISKSASIIAEAIRSCEEREERRHREVVSLQQRRLEIEESKAEMNRQGINGLVDAINKLANSILALAAHKDQSTSK
- the LOC105175848 gene encoding trihelix transcription factor GT-4 isoform X3 yields the protein MDLTMANQGGNNNMLRDYRKGNWNLQETMVLIEAKKMDDQRRMKRVGESSERGKPAELRWKWVEDYCWKNGCLRSQNQCNDKWDNLMRDFKKVREYERRVAERGGEEKSYWRIDKNERKDNNLPSNMLPQIYEALVEVVERKGQREAAASGGAGSSRANVVPATSIVEKSAASHVLGHLSMPPPVQQYPIIQAPAMLLPLPPPAQAPAEPPTIPSSQPLPAVVRFGDERVLRLTGEEKKERVRWWGRGRNERGSWYVRRSRVCNLKERFHHSRSNSVM
- the LOC105175848 gene encoding trihelix transcription factor ASR3 isoform X1, producing MDLTMANQGGNNNMLRDYRKGNWNLQETMVLIEAKKMDDQRRMKRVGESSERGKPAELRWKWVEDYCWKNGCLRSQNQCNDKWDNLMRDFKKVREYERRVAERGGEEKSYWRIDKNERKDNNLPSNMLPQIYEALVEVVERKGQREAAASGGAGSSRANVVPATSIVEKSAASHVLGHLSMPPPVQQYPIIQAPAMLLPLPPPAQAPAEPPTIPSSQPLPAVDSETSEYSDSPAKRRKRGSGGGDGEGTSGGVGTLEEVGSAISKSASIIAEAIRSCEEREERRHREVVSLQQRRLEIEESKAEMNRQGINGLVDAINKLANSILALAAHKDQSTSK